One window of Novipirellula aureliae genomic DNA carries:
- the ppk2 gene encoding polyphosphate kinase 2 yields the protein MTEQEILRIREEILDSIDEEFEAELEDAMMNQDYRSDSKSSTEGEMSRREYFRHLLRLQQELIKLQSWVVETGAKVAILFEGRDAAGKGGAIKRITQRLNPRVCRVVALSAPSKREQSQWYFQRYTPHLPAAGEIVLFDRSWYNRAGVERVMGFCTDEEYEAFFRDVPSFERMIADSGVHLIKYWFSITDEEQQFRFQCRINDPLKQWKLSPMDLESRRRWEQYTETKEIMLERTNLPYSRWWVVEGNVKKRARLNCIRHLLTQIPYQEIPNESVKLPPRERSDEYERNPLPKEIFVESVF from the coding sequence ATGACCGAGCAAGAAATACTAAGAATCCGCGAAGAGATACTGGACTCGATTGACGAGGAATTCGAGGCGGAGCTTGAAGACGCGATGATGAATCAAGATTATCGCTCCGATTCAAAATCAAGCACCGAAGGCGAGATGAGTCGCCGCGAATACTTTCGACATCTATTGCGGCTACAGCAAGAGTTGATCAAGTTGCAGAGTTGGGTCGTCGAAACGGGCGCCAAGGTGGCAATCCTTTTCGAGGGCCGCGATGCGGCTGGAAAAGGAGGTGCAATCAAGCGAATCACCCAGCGTTTGAACCCGCGTGTGTGTCGGGTCGTCGCTCTGTCCGCGCCCTCAAAACGTGAACAATCACAGTGGTATTTTCAACGTTACACTCCACACCTGCCCGCCGCTGGCGAGATCGTGTTGTTCGATCGCAGTTGGTACAACCGGGCGGGAGTCGAACGTGTCATGGGGTTCTGTACCGATGAAGAATACGAAGCTTTCTTTCGCGATGTGCCAAGCTTTGAACGGATGATTGCCGACTCAGGAGTCCATCTCATTAAATACTGGTTTTCCATTACCGACGAAGAGCAACAGTTTCGTTTTCAGTGCCGAATCAACGATCCGCTCAAGCAGTGGAAACTCAGCCCGATGGATTTGGAATCTCGCCGCCGCTGGGAGCAGTACACCGAGACCAAAGAGATCATGTTGGAGCGAACAAACCTGCCGTACTCGAGGTGGTGGGTCGTCGAGGGAAATGTCAAGAAGCGGGCAAGACTCAATTGCATTCGTCATCTGCTGACTCAAATTCCGTATCAGGAAATTCCAAACGAGTCGGTCAAGTTGCCGCCGCGAGAGCGTAGCGACGAGTACGAAAGAAACCCATTGCCCAAAGAGATTTTTGTTGAAAGCGTCTTCTAG
- a CDS encoding ArsR/SmtB family transcription factor, whose amino-acid sequence MEINEAVVALSALAQESRLTVFRMLVTVGAEGYAAGEIAERLGIPPATLSFHLKELASAGLVKSRKEGRSITYSLNPKGINCLMGFLIEDCCQGRPELCITAGCCDKPKKGKQLKKTSKAKRK is encoded by the coding sequence ATGGAAATAAACGAAGCGGTTGTCGCCCTGTCGGCACTAGCTCAGGAATCCCGATTGACTGTCTTTCGGATGCTCGTCACAGTGGGCGCCGAAGGGTATGCCGCCGGAGAAATCGCCGAGAGGTTAGGTATCCCGCCTGCCACGTTGTCCTTTCACCTCAAGGAACTCGCCAGCGCGGGCTTGGTGAAATCACGTAAAGAGGGACGCTCGATTACCTACTCGTTGAACCCGAAGGGCATCAATTGCTTGATGGGATTCCTGATCGAAGACTGCTGTCAGGGGCGTCCTGAATTATGCATCACAGCCGGGTGCTGTGATAAACCGAAGAAGGGCAAGCAGCTCAAGAAGACATCAAAAGCAAAACGAAAGTAG
- a CDS encoding ArsJ-associated glyceraldehyde-3-phosphate dehydrogenase, with translation MTIRVGINGFGRMGRLGMRAAWGWPDFEVVHINERYGDAATCAHLLEFDTVHGRWCHEVDAQQNAIILDGKTVTVSSSATPQQVPWKERGVDIVIESSGKFRTSETLNPYFDHGVRKVVVAAPVNDAALNIVMGCNDHLYDPHTNHLVTAASCTTNCLAPVVKVIHETIGIKHGVITTLHDVTNTQVVVDAPHKDLRRARSCLNSLIPTTTGSAKAITMIYPELKGKLNGLAVRIPLLNASLTDCVFEVKKKTTVEEVNERLKDAAENSLKGILGFEEKPLVSADYVNDIRSGIVDGPSTMVVNETQVKLLVWYDNEIGYANRMMELVKKVANTLPPL, from the coding sequence ATGACGATACGGGTTGGAATCAACGGCTTTGGCCGCATGGGAAGACTGGGCATGCGAGCCGCGTGGGGCTGGCCTGATTTTGAGGTCGTGCATATCAATGAACGGTATGGCGATGCCGCGACGTGCGCTCACCTACTGGAGTTTGATACCGTACACGGGCGTTGGTGTCACGAAGTCGATGCGCAACAAAATGCAATCATCCTCGATGGAAAAACGGTCACCGTCAGCAGTTCAGCGACTCCCCAACAGGTGCCATGGAAGGAACGGGGTGTTGATATCGTGATCGAGTCGTCGGGTAAATTTCGCACCTCCGAAACGCTCAATCCCTATTTCGATCACGGTGTCCGCAAGGTCGTCGTGGCCGCGCCTGTGAACGACGCCGCGTTGAACATCGTCATGGGATGCAACGACCACCTTTATGATCCGCACACAAATCATCTTGTCACTGCGGCATCGTGCACGACGAATTGTCTCGCGCCGGTTGTGAAGGTGATCCATGAGACCATTGGCATCAAGCATGGCGTGATCACAACGCTGCACGACGTGACCAACACGCAAGTCGTGGTAGACGCCCCACACAAGGACTTGCGTCGTGCGAGGTCTTGCTTGAATTCGCTAATTCCGACGACCACCGGATCTGCGAAAGCGATCACGATGATCTACCCCGAATTGAAAGGCAAACTCAACGGTCTTGCCGTACGAATTCCACTGCTCAATGCGTCACTAACCGATTGCGTCTTTGAAGTCAAAAAGAAGACCACAGTAGAAGAGGTTAACGAACGACTCAAAGATGCTGCAGAAAATTCGCTCAAGGGTATCCTTGGTTTCGAAGAAAAGCCTCTCGTTTCAGCCGACTACGTGAACGACATCCGATCGGGTATCGTCGATGGCCCGTCGACCATGGTGGTCAACGAAACTCAGGTCAAGTTACTGGTGTGGTACGACAACGAGATCGGCTACGCGAACCGAATGATGGAACTGGTAAAGAAAGTCGCAAACACCCTGCCGCCACTCTAA
- the arsJ gene encoding organoarsenical effux MFS transporter ArsJ, translating into MDVRNYTLVTAAYWGFTLSDGALRMLVLLYFHQLGYTPVSLAFLFLLYEFFGILTNLLGGWIGSRIGLRITLFAGLAIQVIALVMLSLVQPTWAASLSVAYVMASQALSGIAKDLTKMSSKSAVKLLVKADNTVESEAGTKAESDSALFKWVAILTGSKNALKGLGFLLGGVLLSWLGFAESLWAMAAVLTIILLCTAIMLDADMGRSKSKTKFTQLFAKSREINVLSIARFFLFSSRDVWFVVGLPIFLASQLQWGFAGVGAFLAAWVIGYGFVQAFAPRLVRKGGGVTTKARAAQAWGFTLVLVSAALALAIQTNFYATASILIGLAIFGVVFAVNSSVHSYLILAYTDSDQVAINVGFYYMANACGRLAGTLLSGVMYLYAGLPGCLWASTALVIGAAVSTLWLPTRPDADESSVNEAFEIVTQ; encoded by the coding sequence ATGGACGTCCGAAACTATACTCTCGTAACCGCCGCCTACTGGGGATTTACTCTCAGCGACGGGGCCTTGAGGATGCTCGTCCTGCTGTATTTCCATCAACTCGGCTACACGCCCGTCAGCCTCGCGTTCTTGTTTCTGCTGTACGAGTTTTTTGGAATCCTTACGAATCTGCTTGGCGGCTGGATCGGTTCACGGATAGGGCTTCGCATCACTCTTTTCGCGGGCTTGGCGATTCAGGTGATTGCACTCGTCATGCTTTCGCTTGTTCAACCTACATGGGCGGCCAGTCTTTCCGTTGCGTATGTAATGGCTAGCCAGGCCCTCTCCGGAATTGCCAAAGACCTGACAAAGATGAGCTCCAAGAGTGCCGTCAAGTTGTTGGTCAAAGCTGACAACACGGTGGAATCCGAAGCGGGTACGAAAGCCGAAAGCGATTCCGCTCTGTTCAAGTGGGTCGCGATTCTGACGGGATCAAAAAATGCACTCAAGGGGCTGGGGTTTCTGCTAGGCGGCGTCCTGCTCAGTTGGCTTGGCTTCGCCGAATCCCTGTGGGCGATGGCCGCAGTGCTGACGATTATCTTGTTATGCACAGCGATCATGCTCGACGCCGACATGGGGCGATCGAAATCGAAGACGAAGTTCACTCAATTGTTTGCAAAAAGTCGAGAGATCAACGTATTGTCGATCGCTCGATTTTTCCTATTCAGTTCGCGTGATGTCTGGTTCGTCGTAGGACTGCCGATTTTCCTCGCCTCACAACTCCAATGGGGATTCGCGGGTGTTGGCGCTTTTCTCGCCGCGTGGGTGATTGGCTATGGATTTGTCCAAGCGTTCGCTCCGCGCCTGGTTCGCAAGGGCGGTGGCGTCACAACAAAAGCACGGGCGGCACAGGCATGGGGATTCACACTCGTGCTGGTTTCTGCGGCGCTGGCACTTGCAATCCAAACGAACTTCTACGCTACGGCCAGTATCCTGATCGGTCTCGCCATATTCGGTGTCGTTTTTGCCGTCAACTCATCGGTCCATTCCTACCTGATCCTTGCCTACACCGATTCCGACCAAGTCGCGATCAACGTCGGGTTCTATTACATGGCCAATGCATGCGGACGGCTAGCCGGAACCTTGCTTTCGGGCGTCATGTATCTGTACGCTGGTTTGCCCGGCTGTCTTTGGGCATCAACCGCACTGGTAATTGGTGCAGCCGTTTCCACCTTGTGGCTTCCGACGCGCCCTGACGCAGACGAATCGAGTGTGAACGAAGCGTTCGAAATCGTTACGCAATGA
- the rarD gene encoding EamA family transporter RarD, which translates to MVLNNSNPPLASRPSSIDRFGLVCAILAHTLWGLFPIYWRLIGSADSAELVCHRIVWSFFSLAILIPILLRMGWWGGWRIMVESVCNRRVWLIHSAAAVMIAVNWLAFIWAVNNDRVLEASLGYYINPLFNVLLGVFVLGERLGRYQWIAVAIAAFGVGIMAIGGGGLPWVSLAMATTFAVYGLLKKKAHLPVLVGLAIEVTVLVIPAAIYLSMQFADGVSAMQTGSPLVQGMLLMAGVVTITPLALFGAAVRRVDLSVIGILQYIGPTLQFLVGAVLYREPLGGSKVAGFVFVWIALIVFLAATHRPQSSPFETIGALPWKRLLFRWRTLMILALIAAAFFAWIAKPWVRARTERPIVKRNQAAGGSEPFDYSFDATDMIGTSRRLDQR; encoded by the coding sequence GTGGTCCTGAATAATTCGAATCCTCCGCTGGCTTCCCGTCCCTCTTCGATTGATCGTTTCGGATTGGTTTGTGCCATTTTGGCGCACACCCTTTGGGGGCTGTTTCCGATTTACTGGCGACTGATTGGCAGTGCCGACTCGGCCGAATTGGTTTGTCACCGGATCGTGTGGTCGTTCTTCTCGCTCGCGATTTTAATACCGATTCTGCTGCGGATGGGATGGTGGGGCGGTTGGCGAATCATGGTCGAAAGCGTGTGTAACCGACGCGTCTGGTTGATCCACAGTGCGGCGGCGGTAATGATCGCCGTCAACTGGTTGGCGTTCATCTGGGCGGTCAACAACGACCGCGTCTTAGAAGCCTCGCTCGGGTATTACATCAATCCTCTGTTCAATGTTTTGCTCGGTGTGTTCGTACTCGGCGAACGTTTGGGACGATACCAATGGATCGCCGTGGCGATCGCCGCGTTTGGCGTCGGCATCATGGCGATTGGCGGCGGGGGATTACCATGGGTCTCCTTGGCGATGGCGACAACGTTCGCCGTTTACGGATTGCTCAAGAAAAAAGCACATCTGCCGGTACTCGTCGGTCTGGCGATTGAGGTGACGGTGCTGGTGATCCCTGCGGCAATCTACTTAAGTATGCAATTCGCCGATGGTGTGAGTGCGATGCAAACCGGTTCGCCACTCGTGCAGGGAATGTTATTGATGGCGGGTGTCGTCACCATCACACCTTTGGCGTTGTTTGGCGCGGCGGTCCGGCGGGTCGACCTGTCCGTGATCGGTATTTTACAGTACATCGGTCCGACGTTGCAGTTTCTAGTCGGTGCGGTGCTGTATCGCGAGCCACTCGGCGGTAGCAAAGTCGCCGGGTTCGTCTTCGTTTGGATCGCATTGATCGTGTTCCTTGCCGCGACACATCGCCCACAATCCTCGCCTTTCGAGACGATCGGGGCGTTACCTTGGAAGCGTCTGCTGTTTCGGTGGCGAACGTTGATGATTCTCGCCTTGATTGCTGCGGCATTCTTCGCTTGGATTGCCAAACCTTGGGTTCGCGCGCGAACAGAGCGGCCAATCGTCAAGCGAAACCAGGCCGCTGGTGGGAGTGAACCCTTTGACTACTCGTTTGATGCAACGGATATGATTGGTACTTCGCGGCGACTTGATCAGCGATGA
- a CDS encoding DUF6544 family protein: MTRPDSIIKFARRCLGEKAVGALGVRIHQRGEIRLGSTKPWMPFRAEQTMSASSVEFRWQARFRMAGFIPGSVVDCFENGRGALDAWLCGLIRVAHARGPKVDRGEAQRYLAELAWCPMALLQNQSLRFEELSKAQVRVSVIDDETHVDLLFDDNGEIVAAKTLTRFRDDEIQPWEGRFENYRDFGPLRLPSKAEVAWDAPEGRFVYWRANIDDAILLS, from the coding sequence GTGACTCGGCCTGATTCAATTATCAAGTTTGCTCGTCGTTGTCTCGGCGAGAAAGCGGTGGGAGCATTGGGAGTGAGGATTCATCAGCGGGGCGAGATCCGGCTCGGTTCGACGAAACCTTGGATGCCGTTCCGTGCGGAGCAAACGATGTCGGCGTCGTCGGTCGAATTTCGTTGGCAGGCGAGGTTTCGTATGGCCGGCTTCATTCCGGGTAGTGTCGTTGACTGTTTCGAAAATGGACGCGGTGCGTTGGATGCTTGGCTTTGTGGCCTCATCCGGGTGGCTCATGCTCGAGGGCCAAAGGTGGATCGTGGTGAGGCTCAACGCTATCTCGCCGAGCTGGCGTGGTGCCCGATGGCGTTACTTCAAAACCAATCGCTTCGTTTTGAAGAATTGTCCAAAGCCCAAGTTCGCGTCAGCGTGATTGACGACGAAACGCATGTCGACTTGCTGTTTGACGACAACGGCGAGATCGTTGCTGCCAAGACGCTCACTCGTTTTCGTGACGATGAAATACAACCGTGGGAAGGTCGCTTTGAGAACTATCGCGACTTCGGTCCATTGCGTTTACCTTCTAAAGCAGAAGTCGCGTGGGACGCGCCCGAAGGTAGATTCGTATATTGGCGTGCGAACATCGATGATGCAATCTTGCTCTCATAA
- a CDS encoding PQQ-dependent sugar dehydrogenase — translation MKRYPKFLALLLAVTAMAPFGLFPSVTRAESPAEILPIDVIPNQLTEAEKLSGWELLFDGQSMDAWRTYNREDISDGWIATDGVISLQTGGAGDLVSKEKFGSFELSLQYKNSKGGNSGVMFGVVEADGPSWYSGPEVQIFDSRDQKNAQKSGWLYGLYQPQLSRKADDGPIDAERPVGQWNEIYLKVSPDQSRVCLNGNVYFNFKIGDSTWNNRVANSKFAKFPMFGKAERGHLCLQDHGHPVEFRNIKIRRLDSEQSVPDPVHGKLGLTTELAFPKLEWDQWEAIDDAGKIRPLRLVELTYANDDSNRLFTVSQEGQIWVFENKPDVTKSHLFLDLRGKVKDWQSRGANEQGLLGLAMHPEYKSNGKFYVYYSHPSERKSLLSSFQVSKEDPNRADPDSEVVLMEFEEPFQNHNGGSIEFGPDGYLYLGLGDGGYRNDPFLAGQDLSKILGTILRIDVDNPSAEKPYGIPADNPFVDVEGACPEIYAFGLRNPWRIAFDKQTGRLWCGDVGQDLWEEVNIICKGGNYGWSVWEATHPFGSRSEASSVSEPIMPIWEYDHGVGLSVTGGRVYRSDRIAALNGKYLYADYVSGSIWALSYDPKTERATRNERVVSEHIPVLGFGEDPNGEVYFLTNSVTGACIYRFK, via the coding sequence ATGAAACGCTATCCAAAATTTCTCGCTCTGCTTCTCGCGGTGACGGCAATGGCCCCATTCGGCCTCTTCCCATCGGTAACGCGCGCCGAATCACCTGCGGAAATACTTCCGATTGACGTGATTCCCAATCAATTGACGGAGGCTGAAAAGCTGAGCGGGTGGGAACTGCTGTTTGACGGGCAATCAATGGATGCTTGGCGAACCTACAATCGAGAGGACATTTCGGACGGGTGGATCGCGACCGATGGGGTTATCTCCCTCCAGACGGGTGGTGCGGGTGACCTGGTGAGCAAAGAAAAATTCGGCTCCTTTGAACTGTCGCTGCAGTATAAAAACTCGAAGGGCGGCAACAGTGGTGTGATGTTCGGGGTCGTCGAAGCGGACGGGCCGTCGTGGTACAGCGGGCCGGAAGTTCAAATATTTGATAGCCGAGATCAAAAAAACGCTCAGAAATCAGGCTGGTTGTACGGTCTGTATCAGCCCCAATTGTCGCGAAAAGCGGACGACGGACCGATCGACGCGGAGCGACCCGTTGGCCAATGGAACGAGATCTACTTGAAAGTGTCGCCCGATCAATCGCGAGTTTGTCTTAACGGAAACGTCTATTTCAATTTCAAGATCGGTGACAGTACATGGAACAACCGTGTCGCCAACAGCAAGTTTGCCAAGTTTCCAATGTTTGGAAAAGCCGAACGAGGCCACTTGTGCCTGCAAGATCACGGACACCCAGTCGAATTTCGGAACATCAAGATTCGCCGACTCGATTCCGAACAATCCGTGCCTGATCCCGTGCATGGCAAACTTGGGCTCACCACGGAGTTGGCTTTCCCTAAACTCGAATGGGATCAGTGGGAAGCGATTGATGACGCAGGCAAAATTCGCCCTCTACGACTCGTGGAATTGACGTATGCAAACGACGACAGCAACCGATTGTTTACCGTTTCACAAGAAGGACAAATTTGGGTTTTCGAAAACAAACCGGATGTAACGAAGTCGCATCTGTTTCTCGATCTCAGAGGCAAGGTGAAGGATTGGCAATCGCGAGGGGCGAATGAGCAGGGTCTACTCGGCTTGGCGATGCATCCCGAATACAAATCGAATGGTAAGTTTTATGTCTACTACTCGCATCCGAGCGAGAGGAAATCGCTATTGTCGAGCTTTCAGGTTTCCAAAGAGGATCCCAACCGAGCGGATCCCGACAGCGAAGTGGTTTTGATGGAGTTCGAAGAGCCCTTTCAAAATCACAACGGTGGCAGTATCGAATTCGGTCCCGATGGTTATCTCTACCTCGGCTTAGGCGACGGCGGCTATCGTAATGACCCGTTCCTTGCGGGCCAAGACTTGTCGAAAATCCTTGGCACGATTCTTAGGATCGACGTCGACAATCCATCCGCGGAGAAACCGTACGGCATTCCTGCGGACAATCCGTTTGTCGATGTGGAAGGTGCTTGTCCTGAGATATACGCTTTCGGACTGCGTAATCCGTGGCGAATCGCATTTGACAAACAAACCGGCCGATTATGGTGCGGCGATGTTGGACAAGATTTGTGGGAAGAGGTCAACATCATTTGCAAAGGCGGTAACTACGGATGGAGTGTATGGGAAGCAACGCATCCGTTCGGAAGCCGAAGTGAAGCGTCATCGGTTAGCGAGCCAATCATGCCAATATGGGAATACGACCACGGGGTCGGATTGTCGGTCACCGGTGGCCGAGTCTACCGCAGCGACCGCATCGCTGCATTGAACGGAAAGTACCTGTATGCTGACTATGTTTCCGGCAGTATTTGGGCGTTGAGCTACGATCCGAAAACCGAGCGGGCAACAAGAAACGAGCGAGTCGTTTCCGAGCACATTCCGGTATTAGGGTTCGGAGAGGACCCCAACGGTGAAGTTTACTTTCTGACAAATAGTGTCACCGGAGCGTGTATCTACCGTTTCAAGTAG
- a CDS encoding serine/threonine-protein kinase, with amino-acid sequence MSTTQQDYDFLAPPSQDDDLGMLGSYRIISELGKGGMGFVFRAEDTRLKRTVALKVMNKKIAATPNSRKRFLEEARAMAAVHHDNVVVIFEVGEKSGTPFMAMELLNGCTLEALNAKKQSLSYEQILNFAIQICRGLAAAHEKGIVHRDIKPANIWIVEETDRIKILDFGLALAQTPVDRLAGSGSVIGTPGYLSPEQARTDPLDDRSDLYSLGVVLYEMCTGRLPLQAPTVAGQLVAILAHKPTPIREINPDIPAPLANLVHRLLAKESRDRPSSAVILEGLLREAAVECEAKSEVALAINKLQQGLSEVVSKKESTPFEAVPSVMPAAVENPLDFTSLPSAHATAPLASPATVIRPAPKRHQTANKASKHSHSLAQYWPYLAIAAAVIVLIPIGFVLYKVIGDSQASNQTTTSITPPTPITPPTPPQPSKSPPSKSPAKKNDPASQRNSASVQSAAKVPVESPTDLPSPQPATEPMVDTPQPNETSASPRQSASVAPPASSSLEKPERVEAPELELEETQPATEPAADASLREIRLTTTDGIGADSTVSRSSPTESHGKAPDIAVRMRKGIELAHSYLRFDLSSLSVPREKIRKAELVLTLPADERPVRSLLRLYGTNAKGSERWKEAGPGAIVWHNSFSKVGLDQIEKFAEVRFSGDSIGAERQVRIGGENLAEFLRGAKTDSINLVLSGGQANNQMLRFLSHEGDSTQPPTLILFVE; translated from the coding sequence ATGAGCACCACTCAACAAGACTACGACTTCTTAGCGCCACCATCGCAAGACGACGATCTTGGCATGCTCGGGTCGTATCGCATCATTAGCGAACTGGGCAAGGGAGGCATGGGATTTGTCTTTCGCGCCGAAGATACGCGGCTGAAACGCACCGTCGCCCTGAAGGTGATGAACAAGAAAATCGCGGCGACACCCAATAGCCGCAAGCGGTTTCTTGAGGAAGCTCGGGCGATGGCGGCGGTCCATCATGACAATGTCGTCGTGATCTTTGAAGTCGGTGAAAAATCGGGCACTCCATTTATGGCGATGGAATTGCTCAATGGTTGTACTCTCGAAGCACTCAACGCAAAAAAACAATCACTCTCTTACGAACAAATCTTGAACTTTGCGATTCAGATCTGTCGCGGCTTGGCGGCAGCCCATGAAAAAGGGATCGTGCATCGGGATATCAAACCAGCCAACATTTGGATTGTCGAAGAGACCGATCGTATCAAGATACTCGACTTCGGCTTAGCTCTTGCACAAACGCCGGTGGATCGATTGGCGGGCAGCGGTTCAGTGATCGGAACACCTGGCTACCTGTCACCCGAACAAGCTCGCACGGACCCGCTTGATGACCGAAGCGACTTGTACTCGCTCGGCGTCGTCCTATACGAGATGTGTACCGGACGGCTTCCGCTTCAAGCGCCAACGGTTGCCGGGCAATTGGTAGCCATACTGGCTCACAAGCCGACGCCGATTCGGGAAATCAACCCAGATATCCCCGCACCTCTGGCAAATTTAGTCCATCGCTTGTTAGCAAAGGAGTCGCGGGACCGCCCGTCGTCGGCCGTCATCCTGGAAGGACTTCTTCGCGAAGCGGCGGTGGAATGTGAAGCGAAAAGCGAAGTTGCCTTGGCGATCAACAAGCTACAACAAGGCCTTTCGGAAGTCGTCAGTAAAAAAGAAAGCACCCCTTTCGAAGCGGTGCCCAGTGTGATGCCGGCAGCGGTAGAAAACCCACTTGATTTCACGTCATTGCCCTCGGCTCACGCTACCGCTCCGCTGGCAAGCCCAGCAACGGTAATACGTCCGGCACCTAAAAGACATCAAACAGCGAATAAAGCGAGCAAGCATTCCCATTCGCTGGCCCAGTATTGGCCTTACCTGGCCATCGCTGCCGCGGTTATCGTCCTCATCCCAATTGGGTTTGTCCTGTATAAGGTCATCGGCGATTCGCAAGCTTCTAACCAGACAACAACATCCATCACACCGCCCACGCCCATCACACCGCCCACACCCCCTCAACCAAGCAAGTCGCCACCAAGCAAGTCGCCTGCGAAAAAGAACGACCCAGCATCACAGCGCAACTCCGCATCCGTTCAATCAGCAGCAAAGGTGCCAGTCGAATCGCCAACCGACTTGCCTTCCCCGCAGCCCGCGACCGAACCGATGGTTGACACTCCGCAGCCGAACGAAACATCGGCATCGCCTCGGCAATCAGCGTCAGTCGCTCCACCGGCATCGTCATCCCTCGAAAAACCAGAAAGGGTCGAGGCGCCCGAATTGGAACTGGAGGAAACGCAACCGGCGACAGAACCAGCGGCGGACGCATCTTTAAGAGAAATTCGCTTGACCACCACGGATGGCATTGGCGCGGACTCAACGGTCAGCCGATCCTCGCCTACCGAATCACATGGCAAGGCTCCTGATATTGCCGTACGAATGAGGAAAGGAATTGAACTCGCCCATTCCTATTTGCGTTTTGATCTATCTTCGCTTAGTGTCCCACGTGAAAAAATCCGCAAAGCTGAACTCGTTCTGACGTTACCTGCCGACGAACGCCCTGTCCGATCGTTGCTTCGACTTTATGGAACAAACGCTAAGGGAAGCGAACGATGGAAGGAAGCCGGACCGGGGGCAATTGTATGGCACAACAGCTTTTCGAAGGTTGGACTCGATCAAATTGAAAAGTTTGCAGAGGTTCGTTTTTCGGGTGATTCGATCGGAGCAGAACGGCAGGTTCGAATAGGTGGCGAAAACCTTGCAGAATTCCTTCGAGGTGCCAAAACCGACTCGATCAACTTGGTACTTTCAGGCGGACAAGCCAACAATCAAATGCTGCGTTTCCTCAGCCACGAAGGTGATTCAACCCAACCACCAACCTTAATTCTGTTTGTAGAATGA
- a CDS encoding TCR/Tet family MFS transporter, with product MIDPQPATEPKPLLERPERQAAIAFILLTLFIDILGIGIIVPVLPELVQELIGGNESEASFYVGVIAASYALMQFLFAPILGALSDHFGRRPVLLGSLFGLGIDFLIQGFAVNIGWLFAGRLLAGVMGASVTTANAYIADVSTEQTRARNYGFVGMMFGLGFTIGPALGGWLGSIDLRLPFFVAAALALINWLYGFFVLPESLPVESRSEFSLSSGNPFRTLRQLKVYPFVTALAVVFVTKSLAQRGLENVWVLFTGYRFGWDAAANGKALALVGVMAILVQGGLVRPFIRRFGERTVALFGTLISAIAFMGYGLASESWMIPYIIVFGSLGGLAGPAIQSLIAETVDESDQGKVQGALTSLVSLTNVLAPLLFTAGLFNYFTSENAVVILPGAPLMAGSVLVFISLAIAVQVFRKFPRTR from the coding sequence TTGATCGATCCCCAACCCGCTACCGAACCGAAGCCTCTCCTGGAACGTCCCGAGCGGCAAGCTGCTATCGCGTTTATCCTGCTGACGCTGTTTATCGACATTCTTGGTATCGGGATCATCGTTCCTGTTTTACCTGAATTGGTGCAAGAATTAATCGGTGGCAACGAATCGGAAGCAAGCTTTTATGTCGGCGTCATTGCGGCATCTTACGCATTGATGCAATTTTTGTTTGCTCCGATTCTCGGCGCATTGTCCGATCACTTTGGACGTCGTCCCGTCCTCCTTGGCTCGCTATTTGGACTAGGCATCGATTTTCTGATCCAAGGATTCGCCGTCAATATCGGGTGGTTGTTCGCAGGTCGCTTGTTGGCTGGCGTTATGGGGGCGAGCGTGACCACGGCGAACGCTTACATTGCCGACGTCTCAACCGAACAGACACGGGCTCGCAATTACGGTTTTGTCGGCATGATGTTCGGGCTCGGGTTTACCATCGGACCGGCACTGGGCGGATGGCTAGGCAGTATCGATTTACGATTGCCCTTTTTTGTTGCTGCCGCTTTGGCACTCATCAATTGGTTGTACGGATTTTTTGTCTTGCCCGAATCATTGCCGGTTGAAAGCCGAAGTGAATTCAGCTTATCGAGTGGCAATCCCTTTCGCACGCTTCGTCAATTAAAAGTCTATCCGTTTGTGACAGCGTTGGCGGTCGTGTTTGTGACAAAATCGCTTGCTCAGCGCGGGCTTGAAAATGTTTGGGTGCTGTTTACCGGATACCGATTCGGCTGGGACGCGGCGGCCAACGGAAAAGCGCTGGCACTCGTCGGCGTGATGGCCATTTTGGTGCAAGGTGGATTGGTGCGACCATTCATTCGCCGCTTTGGCGAACGAACCGTGGCGTTATTTGGAACGCTTATCTCCGCAATCGCTTTCATGGGCTACGGCTTGGCTAGCGAGTCGTGGATGATCCCCTACATTATTGTCTTCGGTTCACTCGGTGGTTTGGCTGGACCTGCAATTCAAAGCTTGATCGCTGAAACGGTTGACGAATCCGATCAAGGAAAAGTCCAAGGAGCTCTGACCTCGCTCGTCAGCTTAACCAACGTGCTCGCTCCGCTACTCTTTACAGCAGGCTTGTTCAATTATTTTACCAGTGAAAACGCTGTCGTGATTTTGCCAGGAGCTCCCCTCATGGCTGGGTCCGTATTGGTGTTCATTTCGCTGGCCATCGCGGTTCAGGTTTTCCGAAAATTTCCCAGGACTCGCTAA